In Cryptomeria japonica chromosome 10, Sugi_1.0, whole genome shotgun sequence, a genomic segment contains:
- the LOC131050911 gene encoding indole-3-acetic acid-induced protein ARG7, with protein sequence MARRTDGQEKKKRFDGAGKKVEFAPKGCLVVYVGEEQERFCIPVDYLCHPVFHELLQGAEEAYGFCHPGPLRIPCHVDRFKQLTRCIPDKQMLCTCDESVESRNGFFRRVRLLWLRYVSKHGRCGFSPLYRQERLKGRS encoded by the coding sequence ATGGCCCGCCGAACTGATGGGCAGGAGAAGAAAAAGAGATTTGATGGTGCTGGGAAGAAGGTGGAGTTTGCTCCCAAGGGATGCTTGGTTGTCTATGTGGGAGAAGAGCAGGAGAGATTTTGTATTCCTGTGGATTATCTGTGCCATCCTGTGTTTCATGAGCTCTTGCAGGGTGCAGAGGAAGCTTATGGCTTCTGTCACCCTGGTCCTCTCAGGATTCCCTGCCATGTTGATCGTTTCAAGCAGCTCACCAGATGCATTCCTGATAAACAAATGCTTTGTACTTGTGATGAATCTGTTGAATCAAGAAATGGGTTTTTCAGAAGGGTGAGACTTTTGTGGCTTAGATATGTCAGTAAACATGGTAGATGTGGTTTCAGTCCGTTGTACAGACAGGAGAGATTGAAGGGACGTTCATAG